One Bradyrhizobium manausense DNA segment encodes these proteins:
- a CDS encoding ActS/PrrB/RegB family redox-sensitive histidine kinase, which produces MTETAASDFRPSQRHIRLDTILRLRWLAVLGQLAAIFIVAQGLEFDVEIVPCVSIIAVSAVLNLALQTVINPMQRLEPLHAAGLLALNIVELAGLLFFTGGLQNPFSFLFLAPVLISATALPARLTFGLGILAVACASILFFFHFPLPWDSEDPVVLPPIYLIGVWLSIVLAIGVTSLYSFQVTEEARKLADALAATELVLTREQHLTQIDGLAAAAAHELGTPLATIFLISRELEKTVKEPVFAADLKTLREQTQRCRDILSKITQLSSAGAPFDRMKLSELIEEVVAPHRDFGVDIKVRIAVTATPEPVGSRNPAVLYGVGNIVENAVDFANTTVEVNAWWNNDTIEIVISDDGPGIPPDLLNRIGEPYLSRRRTQDAGGGLGLGVFIARTLLERTGAKVSFTNRTFPEHGAVVQVAWPRVRFEAIETLEETIG; this is translated from the coding sequence ATGACCGAGACCGCCGCTTCAGACTTCCGCCCCTCACAACGACACATCCGCCTGGACACCATCCTGCGGCTGCGCTGGCTCGCGGTGCTGGGCCAGCTCGCCGCGATCTTCATCGTGGCGCAGGGGCTCGAGTTCGACGTCGAGATTGTCCCCTGTGTCAGCATCATCGCCGTGTCGGCGGTGCTCAATCTGGCGCTGCAGACCGTGATCAATCCGATGCAGCGGCTGGAGCCGCTTCACGCCGCCGGATTGCTGGCGCTGAACATCGTTGAGCTGGCCGGGCTGTTGTTCTTCACCGGCGGCTTGCAGAACCCGTTCTCCTTCCTGTTCCTCGCGCCGGTCTTGATTTCGGCCACCGCCTTGCCGGCCCGGCTCACCTTCGGCCTCGGCATTCTCGCCGTGGCTTGCGCCTCGATCCTGTTCTTCTTTCATTTCCCGCTGCCATGGGATTCCGAAGATCCCGTGGTGCTGCCGCCGATCTATCTCATCGGTGTCTGGCTTTCGATCGTGCTCGCGATCGGCGTCACCAGTCTCTACTCGTTCCAGGTGACCGAGGAGGCGCGCAAGCTCGCTGACGCGCTGGCCGCGACCGAGCTGGTGCTGACACGCGAGCAGCATCTGACCCAGATCGACGGCCTCGCTGCCGCTGCAGCGCACGAGCTCGGCACGCCGCTCGCCACCATCTTCCTGATCTCGCGCGAGCTCGAGAAGACGGTGAAGGAGCCGGTGTTCGCCGCAGACCTCAAGACCTTGCGCGAACAGACGCAGCGCTGCCGCGACATATTGAGCAAGATCACCCAGCTCTCCTCCGCCGGCGCGCCGTTCGACCGCATGAAACTGTCCGAGCTGATCGAGGAAGTGGTGGCGCCGCACCGCGATTTCGGCGTCGACATCAAGGTGCGGATCGCGGTGACGGCGACACCAGAGCCGGTCGGATCGCGCAATCCGGCCGTGCTCTACGGCGTCGGCAATATCGTCGAGAACGCCGTCGATTTCGCGAACACCACGGTGGAAGTGAACGCGTGGTGGAACAACGACACGATCGAGATCGTGATCTCCGACGACGGCCCGGGCATTCCGCCCGACCTCTTGAACCGGATCGGCGAGCCCTATCTGTCACGGCGGCGCACCCAGGATGCCGGCGGCGGTCTCGGACTCGGCGTGTTCATCGCCCGCACGCTGCTCGAACGCACCGGCGCCAAGGTCTCGTTTACCAACAGAACCTTCCCCGAGCACGGTGCAGTGGTACAGGTCGCGTGGCCGCGGGTGCGTTTTGAGGCTATCGAGACGCTTGAAGAAACAATAGGATAG
- a CDS encoding MmcB family DNA repair protein has translation MDSPARNIALVPRPDRRQSETALAIARGTARLLRSLGFSCISELPLPSGRRADLVALNERGEIWIVEIKSSVEDLRADQKWHEYRAHCDRLFFAFTQDLPCEIFPADTGLIIADAYGAHMHCEAPEHKIAAATRKQMTVRFGMAAALRINRLVDPQGHADFWE, from the coding sequence ATGGACAGCCCCGCCCGCAACATCGCCCTCGTTCCGCGGCCCGATCGCCGCCAGTCGGAAACAGCGCTCGCCATCGCGCGCGGCACGGCGCGGCTGCTGCGTTCGCTCGGCTTTTCCTGCATCAGCGAATTGCCGCTGCCGTCGGGCCGGCGCGCCGATCTCGTGGCGCTGAACGAGCGCGGCGAGATCTGGATCGTCGAGATCAAATCGTCAGTCGAGGATCTGCGCGCCGATCAGAAATGGCACGAGTACCGGGCTCATTGCGACCGGCTGTTCTTCGCCTTCACTCAGGACCTGCCTTGCGAGATATTTCCGGCGGACACCGGCCTGATCATCGCCGACGCCTATGGCGCGCACATGCATTGCGAAGCGCCCGAGCACAAGATCGCGGCCGCGACGCGCAAGCAGATGACGGTGCGGTTCGGAATGGCGGCGGCGTTGCGGATCAACCGCCTTGTCGATCCGCAAGGGCACGCGGACTTTTGGGAGTAG
- a CDS encoding alpha-amylase family protein gives MIDDLWYKNAIIYCLSVGTYMDANGDGVGDFKGLLRRLDYLHGLGITTIWLMPFQTSPGRDDGYDIADYYSVDSRYGTLGDFVEFTHGCSQRGIRVIIDLVVNHTSDQHHWFKEARRDKNSPYRDWYVWSDKKPANANKGMVFPGVQKSTWTRDKEAGAYYFHRFYDFQPDLNTSHPHVQAEILKIMGFWIQLGVSGFRMDAVPFIIATKGAKVKTPVEQYDMLRTFREFLQWREGDAIILAEANVLPDTDMEYFGRDADRMHMMFNFHVNQHLFYALASGDSRPLAKSLKATKPRPASAQWGLFLRNHDELDLGRLTKAQRDTVFNAFGPDKDMQLYDRGIRRRLAPMLGGDRRRIELAYSLMCTLPGTPVIRYGDEIAMGDDLSLPERNCARTPMQWSTEPQGGFTKSSRPANPVIDKGPYGYPHVNVAKQRRDPNSMLNWTERIVRMRKEVPEIGWGDFTIIATRDPAVFIIRYDWRNNSVLFVHNLDEKPREIAFSAGLPDDAGALLINLLAEDHSRVDKRGQHRVVLEPYGYRWYRVGGLDYLLKRSDVDGKKGRKGRGR, from the coding sequence ATGATCGACGATCTCTGGTATAAGAACGCCATCATCTATTGCCTCTCCGTCGGCACCTATATGGACGCCAACGGGGACGGTGTCGGCGATTTCAAGGGATTGCTGCGCCGGCTCGATTATCTGCACGGCCTCGGCATCACCACGATCTGGCTGATGCCGTTCCAGACCTCGCCCGGCCGCGATGACGGTTACGACATCGCCGATTATTACAGCGTCGATTCCCGCTACGGCACGCTCGGCGATTTCGTCGAATTCACTCATGGCTGCTCGCAGCGCGGCATTCGCGTCATCATTGACCTCGTCGTCAATCACACCTCCGACCAGCATCACTGGTTCAAGGAAGCGCGGCGCGACAAGAACTCTCCCTATCGCGACTGGTATGTCTGGTCGGACAAGAAGCCGGCCAATGCCAACAAGGGCATGGTGTTTCCCGGCGTGCAGAAATCGACCTGGACGCGCGACAAGGAAGCAGGTGCGTATTATTTCCACCGCTTCTACGATTTCCAGCCCGATCTCAACACGTCGCACCCGCATGTGCAGGCGGAGATCCTGAAGATCATGGGGTTCTGGATCCAGCTCGGCGTCTCCGGGTTTCGCATGGACGCGGTGCCCTTCATCATCGCGACCAAGGGCGCGAAGGTGAAGACGCCGGTCGAGCAATACGACATGCTGCGGACCTTTCGCGAATTCCTGCAATGGCGGGAGGGCGACGCCATCATCCTCGCCGAAGCCAATGTGCTGCCTGATACCGACATGGAGTATTTCGGCAGGGATGCCGACCGCATGCACATGATGTTCAACTTCCACGTCAACCAGCATCTGTTCTACGCGCTGGCATCCGGCGATTCGCGTCCGCTGGCGAAATCACTGAAAGCGACGAAGCCGCGACCGGCATCGGCGCAATGGGGCCTGTTCCTGCGCAATCACGATGAGCTGGACCTCGGCCGCCTCACCAAGGCGCAACGCGACACCGTGTTCAACGCGTTCGGTCCCGACAAGGACATGCAGCTCTACGACCGCGGCATACGCCGCCGGCTTGCGCCGATGCTCGGCGGCGACCGCAGACGGATCGAGCTTGCCTATAGCCTGATGTGCACGCTGCCGGGAACGCCTGTGATCCGCTACGGCGACGAGATCGCGATGGGCGATGATCTCTCGCTGCCGGAGCGCAATTGCGCGCGCACGCCGATGCAATGGTCGACCGAGCCGCAGGGTGGCTTCACCAAGAGCAGCAGGCCGGCGAACCCCGTCATCGACAAGGGGCCTTACGGCTACCCGCACGTCAACGTCGCCAAGCAGCGGCGCGATCCGAATTCGATGTTGAACTGGACCGAGCGCATCGTCCGCATGCGCAAGGAGGTGCCCGAAATCGGCTGGGGTGACTTTACGATCATTGCGACCCGCGATCCCGCCGTGTTCATCATCCGCTACGACTGGCGCAACAATTCCGTGCTGTTCGTGCATAATCTCGACGAGAAGCCGCGCGAGATCGCGTTCTCGGCGGGGCTTCCCGACGATGCCGGCGCGCTCCTGATCAATCTGCTCGCGGAAGACCACAGCCGCGTCGACAAGCGCGGTCAGCATCGCGTGGTGCTGGAGCCGTACGGCTATCGCTGGTACCGCGTCGGCGGGCTGGATTATCTGCTGAAGCGGAGCGATGTGGACGGGAAGAAGGGGCGGAAGGGACGCGGAAGGTAA
- a CDS encoding MBL fold metallo-hydrolase — MTEQTDTKQAKAGAIIVPVTLFEQNCTIIWDEPTKKAVVIDPGGDVPKILEAIKQTGVTVEKIWLTHGHIDHVGGAAELRDALKVPIEGPHAADKFLLDSVVESGGRFGMTGVRNFEPDRWLDEGDSVSIGGLTFDIFHCPGHSPGSVVFFNKDLRFAHVGDVLFAGSVGRTDLPGGNHATLINSIMTKLLPLGDDVGFICGHGAGSSIGQERMTNPFITGEM; from the coding sequence ATGACCGAACAAACCGACACAAAACAGGCCAAGGCCGGCGCGATCATCGTTCCGGTGACGCTGTTCGAGCAGAACTGCACCATCATCTGGGACGAACCCACCAAGAAGGCCGTCGTGATCGATCCCGGCGGCGACGTGCCGAAGATCCTCGAGGCGATCAAGCAGACCGGTGTCACCGTGGAGAAGATCTGGCTGACTCACGGCCATATCGACCATGTCGGCGGCGCGGCCGAGTTGCGCGATGCGCTGAAGGTGCCGATCGAGGGTCCGCATGCCGCGGACAAATTCCTGCTCGACAGCGTGGTCGAGAGCGGCGGACGCTTCGGCATGACCGGCGTGCGCAATTTCGAGCCGGACCGCTGGCTCGACGAAGGCGACAGCGTCTCGATCGGCGGCCTGACCTTCGACATTTTCCACTGCCCCGGTCATTCGCCGGGTAGCGTGGTGTTCTTCAACAAGGATTTGCGGTTTGCCCATGTCGGCGACGTGCTGTTCGCGGGCTCGGTCGGGCGTACCGATCTGCCCGGCGGCAATCACGCCACGCTGATCAACTCGATCATGACAAAGCTGCTGCCGCTCGGCGACGATGTCGGGTTCATCTGCGGCCACGGCGCCGGTTCGAGCATCGGCCAGGAGCGGATGACCAACCCGTTCATTACGGGCGAGATGTAA
- a CDS encoding ActR/PrrA/RegA family redox response regulator transcription factor: MNAIAELNEQTDRSLLIVEDDKPFLERLSRAMETRGFAVTSCDTVTDGLAQIGKSAPAFAVVDLRLGDGNGLDVVSALKKKRPEARAIVLTGYGNIATAVTAVKMGAIDYLSKPADADDVVAALLSTSAEKSELPANPMSADRVRWEHIQRIYEMCNRNVSETARRLNMHRRTLQRILAKRAPR, translated from the coding sequence TTGAACGCCATCGCCGAACTGAACGAACAGACCGACCGCTCGCTTCTCATCGTGGAAGACGACAAGCCGTTCCTGGAGCGCCTGTCGCGCGCCATGGAAACACGTGGCTTTGCGGTGACGTCATGTGACACGGTCACGGATGGTCTTGCGCAGATCGGCAAGTCCGCGCCCGCTTTCGCGGTGGTCGATTTGCGTCTTGGCGACGGCAACGGTCTCGACGTCGTCTCGGCACTGAAGAAGAAGCGTCCCGAAGCCCGCGCCATCGTGCTGACCGGTTATGGCAACATCGCCACCGCCGTCACCGCGGTGAAGATGGGCGCGATCGATTATCTCTCGAAGCCCGCAGATGCCGACGACGTCGTCGCCGCCCTGCTCTCGACCAGTGCTGAAAAGTCCGAGCTGCCGGCGAACCCGATGTCGGCCGACCGCGTGCGCTGGGAGCACATCCAGCGCATCTACGAGATGTGCAACCGCAACGTCTCGGAGACGGCGCGCAGGCTCAACATGCACCGCCGCACGCTGCAGCGGATTCTGGCCAAGCGCGCACCGAGGTAA
- a CDS encoding winged helix-turn-helix transcriptional regulator: protein MAKASPARSCPVAAFQKMISGKYKLRIVWDLKDGPRRYGEIRSGLLRGTSGSAEITPRVLSRELKALTASGLIDRKDFGEVPPKVEYRLTRKGKSFVPVVAAIREWGERNLSEAAALADAAE, encoded by the coding sequence ATGGCAAAGGCTTCCCCCGCACGCTCCTGCCCGGTCGCAGCGTTTCAAAAGATGATCAGCGGCAAATACAAGCTGCGTATCGTCTGGGACTTGAAGGACGGCCCACGCCGCTACGGCGAGATCAGGAGCGGCCTGCTGCGCGGCACCTCGGGCAGCGCCGAGATCACCCCGCGGGTGCTCAGCCGCGAATTGAAGGCGCTGACGGCGAGCGGCCTGATTGACCGCAAGGATTTCGGCGAGGTCCCGCCGAAGGTCGAGTATCGCCTCACGCGCAAGGGCAAGAGCTTTGTGCCCGTGGTCGCGGCCATTCGTGAATGGGGTGAGCGAAACCTGAGCGAAGCGGCGGCGCTTGCGGACGCCGCCGAGTAG
- a CDS encoding extracellular catalytic domain type 1 short-chain-length polyhydroxyalkanoate depolymerase yields MSLARNVDLLKRLPRMDGLRLPDFGASADSSSPLQEVTGFGDNPGALRMFAFVPAQLQMPRPLVVVLHGCGQTAAAYDLGAGWSTLARHYGFALVMPEQQRINNGNTCFNWFSPEDTTRDSGEARSICDMVAHMVETHRIDPRRIFITGLSAGGGMASVMLATYPEVFAAGAVIAGLPYGIASNLREALDGMFHSPVRPERELGDFVRRASNHRGPWPKMSVWHGSADRTVNPGNANEIVKQWLDLHDLPMAPMAETVVDGYPRQTWWNEDGETLVESYAITGMAHGTPLGLADNDQRYGIEGAFLIEAGISSSYHIAKFFGLTGWIHDAKRVEEKPAPAPHLARTIRAKVADGKAEPKRDRGFDLGQIITRALTAAGLMK; encoded by the coding sequence GTGTCGCTAGCCAGAAATGTCGACCTCTTGAAACGTCTGCCAAGGATGGACGGTCTGCGCTTGCCCGACTTCGGCGCGAGCGCCGATAGCTCCAGCCCGCTGCAAGAGGTCACCGGCTTCGGCGACAATCCCGGCGCCTTGCGCATGTTTGCGTTCGTGCCGGCGCAGCTCCAGATGCCGCGCCCGCTCGTCGTGGTGCTGCACGGCTGCGGCCAGACAGCAGCAGCCTACGATCTTGGCGCGGGCTGGTCGACGCTCGCGCGTCACTACGGTTTCGCGCTTGTCATGCCCGAGCAGCAGCGCATCAACAACGGCAACACCTGCTTCAACTGGTTCAGCCCCGAAGACACCACACGCGACAGCGGCGAGGCGCGTTCGATCTGCGACATGGTCGCGCATATGGTCGAGACCCATCGCATCGATCCCAGGCGCATCTTCATCACCGGCCTCTCCGCCGGCGGCGGCATGGCCTCGGTGATGCTCGCGACCTACCCGGAAGTGTTCGCGGCCGGCGCGGTGATCGCAGGCCTGCCTTACGGCATCGCCTCGAATCTGCGCGAGGCGCTGGACGGCATGTTTCATTCGCCCGTTCGCCCCGAGCGCGAGCTCGGCGATTTCGTGCGGCGGGCGTCCAATCATCGCGGGCCCTGGCCGAAGATGTCGGTGTGGCACGGCAGTGCCGACCGCACCGTCAATCCCGGCAACGCCAACGAGATCGTCAAGCAGTGGCTCGACCTGCACGATCTGCCGATGGCGCCGATGGCCGAGACCGTCGTCGACGGCTATCCGCGCCAGACCTGGTGGAACGAGGATGGCGAGACGCTGGTCGAGTCTTATGCCATCACAGGCATGGCGCACGGCACGCCGCTCGGCCTTGCCGACAACGACCAGCGCTATGGCATCGAAGGCGCGTTCCTGATCGAGGCCGGCATCTCCTCGTCGTATCACATCGCAAAATTCTTCGGCCTCACCGGCTGGATCCATGATGCGAAACGGGTGGAGGAAAAGCCTGCGCCCGCGCCGCATCTCGCCCGCACGATCCGTGCGAAGGTCGCCGACGGGAAGGCCGAGCCGAAGCGCGACCGCGGCTTCGATCTCGGCCAGATCATTACCCGCGCGCTGACCGCCGCGGGCTTGATGAAGTAG
- a CDS encoding MFS transporter, whose product MHQTVTKPVDSTRRWWVLAIVVAAQFMFGVDAFIVNVAIPTIAVDLRATPAQIESVIAIYLIAYATLVVTGGRLGDIHGTKNVFLAGVLGFTTTSLWCGLAQSGVELIIARLAQGATAALMVPQVLATLHLLFTDGSRNRAFGIYGIVLGLAGAAGFLLGGLLVTIDLAHTGWRSVFFVNVPSGLVIAVAAWRIMPAVPRRTGTKLDLTGSVVLFAGLLCLIGPLLFGHDVGWAPWLWAVMATGGMILFAFPTLEHAVARAGGMPLIDLALLEDAAFLRGLGAAFFFFVANLSFYLVMTLFMQRGLKIAPLAAGLAFIPLALAFVVASRHSAARARHRGTKVLMEGCGLQIAGLAALALVAAYVAAPTPILLALIMIIFGYGQGLVMAPLSGAVLASVKPVAAGSASGMYGTTAQVGNAAGVAAIGAVFFAIEASQSARAGFLVSLALFAALIMICAAFLTWMRRASARS is encoded by the coding sequence ATGCATCAAACCGTTACAAAGCCTGTCGATTCGACTCGCCGCTGGTGGGTGCTGGCGATCGTTGTCGCCGCGCAGTTCATGTTCGGCGTCGACGCCTTCATCGTGAACGTCGCGATCCCGACCATCGCGGTCGATCTGCGCGCCACGCCAGCGCAGATCGAATCCGTCATCGCGATCTATTTGATCGCCTATGCGACGCTGGTCGTCACCGGCGGTCGGCTCGGCGACATCCATGGCACGAAGAACGTCTTTCTCGCCGGTGTGCTCGGCTTCACGACGACGTCGCTGTGGTGCGGCCTGGCGCAGTCGGGCGTGGAGCTGATCATTGCCCGGCTGGCGCAGGGCGCCACCGCGGCGCTGATGGTGCCGCAGGTGCTGGCGACGCTGCATCTGCTGTTCACGGACGGGTCACGCAACCGCGCCTTCGGCATCTACGGCATCGTGCTTGGCCTTGCGGGCGCCGCCGGCTTTCTGCTCGGCGGCCTGCTGGTTACGATCGACCTTGCCCATACCGGCTGGCGCTCGGTGTTCTTCGTCAACGTGCCCAGTGGCCTCGTCATCGCGGTTGCCGCCTGGCGCATCATGCCTGCCGTGCCGCGGCGGACGGGCACAAAGCTCGATCTCACGGGCAGCGTCGTGCTGTTCGCGGGATTGCTGTGCCTGATCGGGCCGCTGCTGTTCGGCCACGATGTCGGCTGGGCACCATGGCTGTGGGCGGTGATGGCGACAGGCGGCATGATCCTGTTCGCTTTCCCCACGCTGGAACACGCGGTCGCGCGCGCCGGAGGCATGCCGCTGATCGATCTCGCGCTTTTGGAAGACGCCGCGTTCCTGCGCGGGCTCGGCGCCGCCTTCTTTTTCTTCGTCGCAAATCTCTCGTTCTATCTGGTGATGACGCTGTTCATGCAGCGCGGCCTCAAGATTGCGCCGCTCGCCGCCGGTCTCGCCTTCATTCCGCTCGCGCTCGCCTTTGTCGTGGCCTCGCGCCACAGCGCCGCGCGAGCAAGACATCGCGGCACCAAGGTCCTGATGGAAGGCTGCGGGCTGCAGATCGCGGGCCTTGCCGCGCTCGCACTCGTTGCAGCTTATGTCGCTGCGCCGACACCGATCCTGCTTGCGCTGATCATGATCATCTTCGGCTACGGGCAGGGGCTGGTGATGGCGCCTCTCTCGGGCGCGGTGCTCGCGAGCGTCAAACCCGTCGCCGCGGGCTCGGCCTCCGGCATGTACGGCACGACGGCGCAGGTCGGAAACGCGGCCGGAGTGGCCGCAATCGGCGCGGTGTTCTTCGCGATCGAGGCGTCGCAATCAGCGCGCGCAGGTTTTCTCGTCTCGCTCGCGCTGTTTGCGGCGTTAATCATGATCTGCGCCGCATTCCTGACGTGGATGCGCCGCGCATCTGCACGAAGTTGA
- a CDS encoding alpha-amylase family glycosyl hydrolase: MTQGSENWWRDGIFYQIYPRSFQDSDGDGVGDLAGILRRLPYVKSLGVDAIWLSPIFPSPMADFGYDISDYAGIEPLFGTMADFDALLAATHSNGLKLILDLVPNHTSDQHPWFVESRASRDNPKRDWYIWRDPAPGGGVPNNWLSEFGGSAWRLDEATGQYYYHAFLAQQPDLNWRNPQVRAAIYDVMRFWLEKGVDGFRVDVIWHLIKDAEFRDNPPNPRYVEGRPPNERILTQYSTDQAEVHDVIAEMRRVTDAYSARVLIGEIYLPLHRLMAYYGNDLTGAQMPFNFALLSTFWSARSIEKIIEDYEKALPRGAWPNWVLGNHDRPRVASRVGPEQARVAAMLLLTLRGTPTLYYGDEIGMHQLAIAPEDVQDPFEKNVPGIGVGRDGCRTPMQWDSSTYAGFSEAKPWLPLPEDHVHENVANLDADARSILSLYKRLIALRKSSPALVAGDYHPIAAQGDLLVYRREAEGRALIIVLNLGPEPISVTTSAIRFGSEILLSTFLDREGERLEGVLDLRGNEGVVVVPP; encoded by the coding sequence ATGACTCAGGGCAGCGAGAACTGGTGGCGCGACGGCATCTTCTATCAGATCTACCCGCGCTCCTTTCAGGACAGCGACGGCGACGGCGTCGGCGATCTCGCCGGCATTTTGCGGCGTCTTCCTTACGTGAAATCGCTCGGCGTCGACGCGATCTGGCTGTCGCCGATCTTTCCCTCGCCGATGGCCGATTTCGGCTACGACATCTCGGACTATGCCGGCATCGAGCCGCTGTTCGGCACGATGGCGGATTTCGATGCGCTGCTCGCCGCCACCCACAGCAACGGCCTCAAGCTGATCCTCGATCTCGTGCCGAACCACACCTCCGACCAGCACCCCTGGTTCGTCGAGAGCCGCGCCTCGCGCGACAATCCCAAGCGCGACTGGTACATCTGGCGCGACCCTGCGCCCGGCGGCGGCGTCCCGAACAACTGGCTGTCCGAGTTCGGCGGCAGCGCGTGGCGTCTCGACGAGGCCACGGGCCAATATTACTACCACGCCTTTCTCGCCCAGCAGCCCGACCTCAACTGGCGCAATCCGCAAGTCCGTGCCGCGATCTACGACGTGATGCGGTTCTGGCTGGAGAAGGGTGTCGATGGCTTTCGTGTCGACGTGATCTGGCATCTGATCAAGGACGCCGAATTTCGCGACAACCCGCCGAACCCGCGATATGTCGAGGGCCGGCCCCCGAACGAAAGGATCCTGACGCAATACTCCACCGACCAGGCGGAGGTGCACGACGTCATCGCCGAGATGCGGCGCGTCACCGATGCGTATTCGGCCCGCGTGCTGATCGGCGAGATCTATCTGCCGCTGCACCGCCTGATGGCCTATTACGGCAACGATCTCACCGGCGCGCAGATGCCGTTCAATTTCGCCCTGCTCTCGACCTTCTGGAGCGCGCGCTCGATCGAGAAGATCATCGAGGATTACGAGAAGGCGCTGCCGCGCGGTGCCTGGCCGAATTGGGTGCTCGGCAATCACGATCGTCCGCGCGTCGCCAGCCGCGTCGGGCCCGAGCAGGCCCGCGTCGCCGCCATGCTGCTGCTGACCCTGCGTGGCACGCCGACGCTCTATTACGGCGACGAGATCGGGATGCATCAGCTCGCGATCGCGCCGGAGGATGTGCAGGACCCCTTCGAGAAGAACGTGCCGGGCATCGGCGTCGGGCGCGACGGATGCCGCACGCCGATGCAGTGGGATTCGTCCACATACGCCGGCTTCTCGGAAGCGAAGCCATGGCTGCCGTTGCCGGAGGACCATGTTCACGAGAACGTCGCCAATCTCGACGCCGACGCGCGTTCGATTCTGAGCCTCTACAAGCGCCTGATCGCGTTGCGGAAGAGTTCACCGGCGCTGGTCGCCGGCGACTATCATCCGATCGCCGCGCAAGGCGATTTGCTGGTCTATCGCCGCGAGGCCGAGGGCAGGGCACTCATCATCGTGCTCAACCTCGGCCCCGAGCCGATCTCCGTCACCACCAGCGCGATCCGCTTCGGCAGCGAGATATTGCTGTCGACGTTCCTGGATCGCGAGGGCGAGCGGCTGGAGGGCGTGCTGGATCTGCGCGGCAATGAGGGCGTGGTAGTAGTGCCGCCGTAG
- a CDS encoding ABC transporter ATP-binding protein: MTGNDNASSRPTVADDISSAAIEVERLVKVYKQTRAVDGISFSLPRGSITGLLGGNGAGKTTTIAMIMGLVLPTSGRVRVLGHRMPEDSAAVLGRMNFESPYVDMPMRLTVRQNLTIFGKLYAVRHLADRIAKLADDLDLNEFIDRANGKLSAGQKTRVALAKALINAPELLLLDEPTASLDPDTADWVRAHLERYRKDNNATILLASHNMLEVERLCDRVIIMKRGRVEDDDTPEAIMARYNRTTLEEVFLDVARGRTNGAKEGAR; encoded by the coding sequence ATGACCGGGAATGACAATGCTTCAAGCCGGCCTACTGTCGCGGATGACATTTCGTCCGCGGCCATCGAGGTCGAACGCCTCGTCAAGGTCTACAAGCAGACCCGCGCAGTGGACGGCATCTCGTTTTCGCTTCCCCGCGGCAGCATCACCGGGCTCCTGGGCGGCAACGGCGCCGGCAAGACCACCACCATCGCGATGATCATGGGGCTGGTGCTGCCGACCTCCGGCCGCGTCCGCGTGCTCGGGCATCGGATGCCGGAAGACAGCGCGGCGGTGCTGGGGCGGATGAATTTCGAGAGCCCTTATGTCGACATGCCGATGCGGCTGACCGTGCGGCAGAACCTGACCATTTTCGGCAAGTTATATGCGGTCAGGCACCTTGCCGACCGTATCGCGAAGCTGGCCGACGATCTCGATCTCAACGAGTTCATCGACCGCGCCAACGGCAAGCTCTCCGCCGGGCAGAAGACCCGCGTCGCGCTGGCGAAGGCGCTGATCAACGCGCCCGAACTGTTGCTGCTCGACGAGCCGACCGCCTCGCTCGATCCTGACACGGCCGACTGGGTGCGGGCGCATCTGGAGCGCTATCGCAAGGACAACAACGCCACCATCCTGCTGGCGTCGCACAACATGCTCGAGGTCGAGCGGCTGTGCGACCGCGTCATCATCATGAAGCGCGGCCGCGTCGAGGACGACGACACGCCCGAGGCCATCATGGCGCGCTACAACCGCACCACGCTGGAGGAGGTCTTCCTCGACGTCGCGCGCGGCCGCACCAACGGCGCGAAGGAGGGGGCGCGATGA